The proteins below come from a single Arthrobacter sp. B1I2 genomic window:
- a CDS encoding DUF4386 family protein, with amino-acid sequence MNTQSTGLWIRAGLWALPVAWLVTAWGALEPQPDQVKDPGAWARFVSSDSYQASHLLGATAGTILAIFGIFALGCFLADSRSGRLALPAMTIAAAGTALLLVPAVISTFATPAIGGAYLKGNEDVMQLEFPASMTAAFLLGLLLAFVGSVLLGVAVFRSRVLPRWSGALWAAGSILFYVLGVVLGLATTGSSLPTQSIGALLLAAAGGWMAWSGSHRASVSSKG; translated from the coding sequence GTGAACACGCAGAGTACCGGCCTCTGGATCAGGGCCGGATTGTGGGCTCTGCCCGTCGCCTGGCTCGTCACGGCATGGGGCGCGCTGGAGCCACAACCGGACCAGGTGAAGGACCCCGGCGCCTGGGCACGGTTTGTCAGCTCTGATTCCTACCAGGCCAGCCACCTGCTCGGCGCCACGGCCGGTACCATCCTGGCCATCTTCGGGATCTTCGCTTTGGGCTGTTTCCTGGCCGACAGCCGGTCAGGACGCCTGGCGTTACCCGCCATGACTATCGCTGCGGCCGGTACCGCTTTGCTGTTGGTGCCGGCCGTCATCTCCACGTTTGCCACTCCGGCTATTGGAGGGGCCTACCTCAAAGGAAACGAGGACGTGATGCAGCTGGAGTTTCCGGCGTCTATGACCGCAGCGTTCCTGCTGGGACTCCTGCTGGCATTCGTGGGTTCGGTCCTGCTGGGGGTCGCGGTATTTCGTTCCCGGGTTCTACCGCGCTGGTCCGGCGCCCTCTGGGCAGCGGGCAGCATCCTGTTCTATGTGCTGGGCGTTGTCCTCGGGCTGGCTACGACAGGAAGCAGCCTGCCAACGCAGTCCATCGGGGCACTGCTCCTGGCGGCGGCCGGCGGATGGATGGCGTGGAGTGGGTCCCACCGCGCTTCAGTATCCTCTAAAGGCTGA
- a CDS encoding MarR family transcriptional regulator, with protein sequence MFVLTIDQRGSTSDVDRVPDLILALRTLTPARFERSVGDELQGVLEGPEEVVDVALHALRSGYWYVGIGIGTVHLAPGGSPREGSGSGFVAARKAVELAKTAAGQVPLSVVAGTVGRSREIPPQAKDGVMAGANAQAVLRLIGRLVQQRTQAQWRVVDRLRALQAADGKHGSQKHVARELGITEQSVSRAVIRSGWQEEWAARPAAAMLLEYAQSRIANAGAVPPEPAPPGNAPPRNEGDT encoded by the coding sequence ATGTTCGTTCTGACCATCGACCAGCGGGGCAGCACTTCAGACGTTGATCGCGTGCCGGATCTGATTCTTGCGCTGCGAACCCTCACGCCCGCGCGCTTTGAGCGTTCCGTAGGGGATGAACTCCAGGGTGTGCTGGAAGGGCCGGAAGAAGTTGTGGATGTGGCCCTGCATGCCCTCCGGAGCGGGTACTGGTACGTCGGGATCGGTATCGGCACGGTGCACTTGGCGCCGGGAGGCAGCCCCCGCGAAGGGTCCGGAAGCGGTTTTGTCGCCGCACGCAAAGCCGTGGAACTGGCGAAGACTGCCGCCGGCCAGGTGCCGTTGTCAGTGGTGGCAGGCACTGTGGGCCGTAGCAGGGAGATTCCGCCCCAAGCGAAGGACGGTGTCATGGCCGGTGCGAACGCCCAGGCAGTGCTTCGGTTGATCGGGCGTCTTGTCCAGCAACGCACGCAGGCGCAGTGGCGGGTAGTGGACAGGCTCCGCGCCCTGCAGGCCGCCGACGGCAAGCACGGCAGCCAGAAACACGTGGCACGGGAGCTGGGAATAACGGAGCAATCGGTGAGCCGTGCCGTAATCCGCTCCGGGTGGCAGGAAGAATGGGCAGCCAGGCCGGCAGCCGCCATGCTCCTCGAGTATGCGCAAAGCCGGATTGCCAATGCGGGCGCGGTCCCGCCCGAACCAGCCCCACCCGGAAACGCCCCGCCCCGGAATGAAGGAGACACGTGA
- a CDS encoding sulfite exporter TauE/SafE family protein, whose protein sequence is MISGFESIQLTTIILIVVAGFAAGWVDAVVGGGGLIQLPALLLVPGIAPVQALATNKMGSIFGTATSAATYYRRVGPDLRTAVPMAVIALAGSFGGASLAATLPAAVFKPIIVVALVAVALFTALRPGVGELTALRHEGYKHYAVACLIGAVIGFYDGLIGPGTGSFLVIALVSAMGYAFLEASAKAKIVNMATNAGALLFFLPHGSILWGVGLLLGAANMAGGYLGARTAVQQGSKFVRVVFLVVVAALIVKLAYDVWQENFA, encoded by the coding sequence GTGATCTCCGGCTTCGAATCGATCCAGCTCACCACCATCATCCTGATTGTGGTGGCTGGATTCGCGGCCGGCTGGGTAGACGCGGTGGTGGGCGGCGGAGGACTCATCCAGCTTCCCGCGCTGCTCCTGGTTCCCGGCATCGCACCCGTCCAGGCGCTGGCCACCAACAAGATGGGCTCCATCTTCGGAACCGCCACCAGTGCCGCCACCTACTACCGCCGGGTGGGGCCGGACCTCCGGACTGCCGTCCCCATGGCCGTGATAGCCCTGGCGGGCAGTTTCGGCGGTGCGAGCCTGGCGGCCACCCTGCCGGCCGCGGTATTCAAGCCGATCATCGTGGTGGCGCTGGTCGCCGTCGCGCTTTTCACCGCCCTTAGGCCCGGCGTCGGCGAGCTCACCGCACTGCGCCACGAAGGCTACAAGCACTATGCCGTTGCGTGCCTCATCGGTGCGGTGATCGGCTTCTACGACGGTCTTATCGGCCCGGGGACAGGGTCCTTCCTGGTCATTGCGCTGGTCTCGGCCATGGGTTACGCCTTCCTGGAAGCGAGCGCCAAAGCCAAGATCGTGAACATGGCCACCAACGCCGGGGCCCTGCTGTTCTTCCTTCCGCACGGGTCCATCCTGTGGGGCGTCGGCCTGCTGCTTGGGGCAGCCAACATGGCAGGCGGCTACCTGGGTGCCCGCACGGCCGTGCAACAGGGGAGCAAGTTCGTCCGGGTTGTCTTCCTTGTGGTTGTTGCGGCCCTGATCGTCAAGCTCGCCTACGACGTCTGGCAGGAAAACTTCGCCTGA
- the ispG gene encoding flavodoxin-dependent (E)-4-hydroxy-3-methylbut-2-enyl-diphosphate synthase, translating to MTSVSLGMPSAPPPVLAPRRKTRQIKVGSVGVGSDFPISVQSMTTTPTTDINATLQQIAELTASGCDIVRVACPSADDAEALPIIARKSQIPVIADIHFQPKYVFAAIEAGCAAVRVNPGNIRKFDDQVKEIAAAAKDHGTSIRIGVNAGSLEPGILKKYGKATPEALVESAVWEASLFEEHGFHDFKISVKHNDPVIMVAAYEMLAEKGDWPLHLGVTEAGPAFQGTIKSATAFGALLSRGIGDTIRVSLSAPPVEEIKVGNQILQSLNLRPRKLEIVSCPSCGRAQVDVYTLAEQVTAGLEGMEIPLRVAVMGCVVNGPGEAREADLGVASGNGKGQIFVRGEVIKTVPESAIVETLIEEAMRIAEEMGEADGEDAVKGSPVVSVS from the coding sequence GTGACCTCGGTCAGCCTGGGAATGCCGTCAGCACCACCGCCCGTCCTTGCCCCCCGCCGCAAGACGCGCCAGATCAAGGTCGGTTCGGTAGGCGTAGGATCTGATTTCCCCATCAGCGTGCAGTCCATGACCACCACGCCCACTACGGACATCAACGCCACCCTGCAGCAAATCGCCGAACTCACGGCGTCCGGCTGCGACATTGTCCGCGTCGCCTGCCCCTCCGCTGACGATGCCGAGGCGCTGCCCATCATTGCCCGGAAGTCCCAGATCCCGGTCATCGCGGACATCCACTTCCAACCCAAGTACGTCTTCGCGGCCATCGAAGCCGGCTGTGCGGCCGTGCGGGTGAACCCTGGAAACATCCGCAAGTTCGATGACCAGGTCAAGGAGATCGCCGCCGCTGCGAAGGACCATGGCACCTCCATTCGCATTGGCGTCAACGCCGGCTCCCTGGAGCCAGGCATCCTTAAGAAGTACGGCAAGGCCACCCCGGAAGCGCTGGTTGAATCAGCTGTCTGGGAAGCCTCGCTCTTCGAGGAGCACGGCTTCCACGACTTCAAGATTTCCGTGAAGCACAACGACCCCGTGATCATGGTTGCGGCGTATGAAATGCTCGCCGAAAAGGGCGACTGGCCCCTGCACCTCGGCGTCACCGAGGCCGGGCCCGCGTTCCAGGGCACCATCAAGTCCGCCACGGCATTCGGCGCACTCCTGTCCCGGGGCATCGGCGACACCATCCGCGTGTCCCTCTCCGCGCCGCCGGTGGAGGAGATCAAGGTGGGCAACCAGATCCTCCAGTCACTGAACCTGCGGCCCCGCAAGCTGGAAATCGTGTCCTGCCCTTCCTGCGGCCGTGCCCAGGTGGACGTGTACACTCTGGCTGAACAGGTCACCGCCGGGCTCGAAGGGATGGAGATCCCGCTGCGCGTGGCGGTCATGGGCTGCGTTGTGAACGGCCCAGGCGAGGCGCGCGAGGCTGATCTTGGTGTGGCCTCGGGCAACGGCAAGGGCCAGATCTTCGTTAGAGGCGAGGTCATCAAGACTGTTCCCGAGAGCGCAATTGTTGAGACACTGATCGAAGAGGCTATGCGTATCGCGGAAGAGATGGGGGAGGCCGATGGCGAAGATGCTGTCAAGGGTAGCCCCGTGGTTAGCGTCTCGTAG
- a CDS encoding M50 family metallopeptidase, which produces MTPVLLFILGVVFVALGIAVSIALHEVGHLVPAKLFKVRVTKYMIGFGPTLWSRRKGETEYGLKAVPLGGYVSMIGMYPPNKDDGSVRPSSTGMFQTLATEARSMAHEEVGPGDENRVFYRLPVWKKVIVMLGGPAMNMILGVLLTAVLLMGFGIATATTTISDVSKCQVAAGQTVDPDSADCQLTPAAAAGLKPSDTITSFDGKPVTSWDQLTEWIRASAGREVSITVQRDGNPVSTTVTPVLSARPVVGADGRQATDAAGNLQYQDVGFLGIGAQTALVPQPASSVLPMAGENIRQVAGVVFNLPARVVGVAKAAFSEEPRDPNGPISVVGVGRVAGEVAAMEAIPLQSRVATLVGLMAGLNFALAVFNLIPLLPLDGGHVAGALYEGVRRRVAKLRGRPDPGAFDIAKLLPVTYVVAALLMGMSALLIYADIVKPVNLFG; this is translated from the coding sequence ATGACCCCTGTCCTACTTTTCATCCTCGGCGTCGTCTTTGTGGCGCTGGGCATTGCTGTGTCCATTGCGCTCCACGAGGTGGGGCACCTGGTGCCGGCCAAGCTCTTCAAAGTCCGCGTCACCAAGTACATGATCGGCTTTGGGCCCACGCTGTGGTCACGCCGGAAAGGCGAAACCGAATACGGTTTGAAGGCCGTACCGTTGGGCGGGTACGTCTCGATGATCGGCATGTACCCGCCCAACAAGGATGACGGTTCGGTCCGGCCCTCCAGCACCGGCATGTTCCAGACGCTTGCCACCGAGGCGCGCTCCATGGCCCACGAGGAAGTGGGGCCGGGCGATGAAAACCGGGTCTTTTACCGCCTGCCGGTCTGGAAAAAGGTGATCGTGATGCTGGGCGGGCCCGCCATGAACATGATCCTCGGCGTGCTGCTCACCGCCGTGCTGCTGATGGGCTTCGGTATTGCGACAGCCACCACCACCATTTCGGATGTCTCCAAATGCCAGGTGGCTGCGGGACAGACTGTCGATCCCGACTCCGCTGACTGCCAGCTGACGCCGGCCGCTGCTGCCGGGTTGAAGCCCAGCGACACCATTACCTCCTTCGACGGCAAACCAGTGACCAGTTGGGACCAGCTGACGGAGTGGATCCGCGCCTCCGCCGGCAGGGAAGTGTCCATCACCGTGCAGCGGGACGGCAACCCGGTGTCCACCACCGTGACTCCCGTCCTGTCGGCCCGGCCCGTGGTGGGGGCCGACGGACGGCAGGCCACCGACGCCGCCGGCAACCTCCAGTACCAGGACGTCGGATTCCTTGGCATCGGCGCGCAGACGGCGCTGGTGCCCCAGCCGGCGTCGTCCGTCCTGCCCATGGCGGGGGAGAACATCCGCCAGGTGGCGGGTGTTGTCTTCAACCTGCCGGCCCGCGTGGTGGGGGTTGCCAAGGCTGCCTTCAGCGAAGAGCCCCGCGACCCCAACGGCCCCATCAGCGTGGTCGGCGTAGGCAGGGTGGCGGGCGAGGTGGCGGCCATGGAAGCTATACCGCTGCAGTCCCGGGTGGCGACCCTCGTTGGCCTGATGGCCGGGCTGAACTTCGCGCTTGCGGTGTTCAACCTGATCCCGCTCCTGCCGCTTGACGGCGGCCATGTTGCCGGGGCGCTGTATGAGGGCGTACGGCGGCGGGTGGCAAAGCTGCGCGGACGGCCGGACCCTGGAGCCTTCGATATCGCCAAGCTGCTCCCGGTGACCTACGTGGTGGCCGCGTTGCTGATGGGCATGAGCGCCCTGCTCATCTACGCCGACATCGTGAAGCCGGTGAACCTGTTCGGCTGA
- a CDS encoding GNAT family N-acetyltransferase — protein sequence MLSRVAPWLASRRDAGDPAGLSVRTLDGQDTPVLKLLAQQDPVANVFILAHLRATGTAAPTSGGAGVIGVFDDGILTGACWAGANLVPVQLDPALAPVVAEAANSSGRRYASAFGPAEAVLAINAELAVLGHHAHEVRADQPLMVIDGPPQVRPNRGLDQGNLADFDRILPACAAMFEEEVGYSPYLGGREFYSRRVEGLIRQGYSLVHLNEARQVVFKAELGAVTDDVTQVQGVWMNPVFRGQGLSAGYMSAVVEKAQQIAPITSLYVNGFNTRARSTYERVGFRQVGTFATVLF from the coding sequence ATGCTGTCAAGGGTAGCCCCGTGGTTAGCGTCTCGTAGGGACGCCGGAGACCCTGCGGGGCTTTCTGTCCGCACGCTCGACGGCCAGGACACTCCCGTCCTGAAATTGCTCGCCCAGCAGGACCCGGTGGCCAACGTGTTCATCCTGGCCCACCTGCGGGCCACCGGGACGGCGGCGCCCACCAGCGGCGGTGCCGGTGTGATCGGAGTTTTCGACGACGGCATCCTGACGGGTGCGTGCTGGGCCGGAGCCAACCTGGTTCCGGTCCAGCTCGATCCCGCCCTGGCACCCGTGGTGGCGGAAGCCGCCAACAGTTCCGGGCGCCGGTATGCGTCTGCCTTTGGGCCGGCGGAAGCCGTGCTGGCAATCAACGCCGAGCTCGCGGTGCTGGGGCACCATGCCCACGAGGTCCGGGCTGACCAGCCGCTGATGGTTATCGACGGGCCGCCGCAGGTCCGGCCCAATCGCGGCCTGGACCAGGGGAACCTCGCCGACTTCGACCGCATTCTTCCCGCCTGCGCCGCCATGTTCGAGGAAGAGGTGGGGTATTCGCCCTACCTTGGCGGCAGGGAATTCTACAGCCGCCGGGTGGAGGGCCTCATCAGGCAGGGATATTCCCTGGTCCACCTCAATGAAGCCCGCCAGGTGGTGTTCAAAGCCGAGCTTGGGGCGGTAACCGATGATGTCACCCAGGTCCAGGGGGTCTGGATGAACCCGGTTTTCCGCGGCCAGGGGCTGAGCGCCGGCTACATGTCAGCAGTGGTGGAAAAGGCCCAGCAAATCGCCCCGATAACCAGCCTCTATGTGAACGGCTTCAACACCCGGGCCAGGTCCACCTACGAACGCGTTGGCTTCCGCCAGGTGGGGACGTTCGCTACAGTTCTTTTCTAG
- a CDS encoding pyridoxal phosphate-dependent decarboxylase family protein encodes MAHGDDEYAAALAAAAGHSQAWLASLPHRRVGPSGHATELTAVFGGPLPEEGMPAADVIDFLANAAEPGLMAMPSGRFFGWVIGGTLPAALASDWLVSAWDQNACLRYATPATAAIEEAAGQWVLELLGLPSTADVGFVTGATMANFTGMAAARWRLLADAGWDLDRDGLFGAPRIRCFVGRERHDTVDLALRYVGLGKPTQVDADGQGRLLPAALDAALAAGTGPALVCLQAGNLHSGAFDPFAEAIAVARKHGAWVHIDGAFGLWAAAVPDLQHLTRGYEDADSWGTDAHKTLNVPYDCGIAIVRDPSALRAAMGLHASYLVHDAEGPGDPFEKVPELSRRARGVPVWAALKSLGREGVAAQVGGLAAAAAAIAEGMAGLDGVEVLNDVAYTQVCLAFGDDDTTRAVTARIIEEGRVWMSGSHWQDREILRVSVSNWHTAGEDVATAVDAVRSALAAVRNS; translated from the coding sequence ATGGCACACGGCGACGACGAGTATGCCGCGGCATTGGCGGCCGCAGCAGGGCATTCGCAGGCCTGGCTGGCCAGCCTTCCCCACCGCCGGGTGGGACCGAGCGGGCACGCCACCGAGCTCACCGCAGTCTTCGGCGGGCCGCTGCCGGAAGAGGGCATGCCGGCCGCCGATGTGATCGACTTCCTGGCCAACGCGGCCGAGCCCGGGCTCATGGCCATGCCCTCGGGCCGGTTCTTCGGGTGGGTTATTGGCGGCACCCTGCCTGCGGCCCTGGCCTCGGACTGGCTGGTCAGCGCCTGGGACCAGAACGCCTGTCTCCGGTACGCAACCCCGGCCACCGCGGCCATCGAGGAAGCCGCCGGGCAGTGGGTGCTGGAGCTGCTGGGCCTGCCTTCCACGGCCGACGTCGGATTTGTCACCGGCGCAACCATGGCCAACTTCACCGGCATGGCCGCCGCCCGCTGGCGGTTGCTGGCCGACGCAGGCTGGGACCTGGACCGGGACGGACTCTTCGGTGCGCCCCGGATCCGCTGCTTCGTGGGGCGTGAACGGCACGACACGGTGGACCTTGCCCTGCGCTACGTGGGCCTGGGGAAGCCAACTCAGGTCGACGCCGACGGGCAGGGCCGTCTGCTCCCCGCCGCATTGGACGCCGCCCTTGCCGCCGGCACCGGGCCCGCCCTGGTATGCCTCCAGGCGGGCAACCTGCACTCCGGCGCCTTCGACCCCTTTGCCGAAGCCATCGCCGTCGCGCGCAAGCACGGCGCGTGGGTGCATATTGACGGCGCCTTCGGGCTGTGGGCCGCCGCCGTGCCTGACCTGCAGCACCTCACCCGGGGCTACGAGGACGCGGACTCGTGGGGCACGGATGCCCACAAAACCCTGAATGTGCCCTACGACTGCGGCATCGCCATTGTCCGGGACCCGTCGGCACTGCGGGCAGCGATGGGCCTGCACGCCAGCTACCTGGTACATGACGCGGAAGGCCCGGGCGACCCCTTCGAGAAAGTCCCGGAGCTGTCCCGCAGGGCCCGGGGGGTTCCGGTATGGGCGGCCCTGAAAAGCCTTGGCCGCGAGGGGGTGGCAGCACAGGTGGGCGGACTGGCGGCAGCGGCCGCCGCAATTGCCGAAGGCATGGCAGGCCTGGACGGCGTGGAGGTACTCAACGACGTCGCCTACACCCAGGTGTGCCTGGCTTTCGGCGACGACGACACCACGCGCGCCGTCACGGCCCGCATCATCGAGGAGGGGAGAGTCTGGATGTCCGGTTCGCATTGGCAGGACCGCGAGATCCTCCGGGTTTCGGTAAGTAACTGGCATACGGCCGGGGAGGACGTGGCGACGGCAGTGGACGCGGTCCGGTCAGCCCTGGCGGCGGTGCGGAACTCCTGA
- a CDS encoding aminoglycoside phosphotransferase family protein, producing the protein MAPAPAVAVSIPPDLSARYARSREGRAWLDSLPGLLEDRLEQWRLEVDLAPGSLPWNGHGGVVVPVRREDSSPAALKIAFPHDEAKVERHALALWGGRGAVAMLASDAESCAMLLERLDAGRSLADLDMEDAAQVWGGLVRQLGLAPDHRAEWQEFGHIAARAEQWSDDLPADWEQLGRPFPRWLLEAALEVCQTRGAVGRRSAHDLLVHTDLHFLNILARPGRAAAGKPPAPASYAAIDPQPMIGEPEFAVAPLLWNRLGELPAAQAGQGLLRRCHDFSTAAGLDPDVARQWGIAREVDNALWYAARGHLGNLSRSLWVASTLAGNTVDGLPHPHALPEPGQGG; encoded by the coding sequence ATGGCGCCTGCCCCTGCAGTGGCAGTGTCCATCCCTCCGGACCTTTCGGCCCGCTACGCCCGCAGCCGCGAGGGACGGGCCTGGCTGGACAGCCTTCCGGGCCTGCTGGAGGACCGCCTGGAGCAGTGGCGGCTCGAGGTTGACCTGGCGCCCGGGAGCCTGCCTTGGAACGGCCACGGCGGTGTGGTGGTCCCGGTGCGGCGGGAAGATAGCTCGCCCGCAGCCCTCAAAATCGCTTTTCCCCACGATGAGGCCAAGGTGGAACGGCATGCGCTGGCTCTGTGGGGCGGCCGTGGTGCCGTTGCAATGCTGGCCTCAGACGCGGAATCGTGCGCCATGCTCCTGGAACGCCTCGACGCCGGCCGGTCGCTGGCTGACCTGGACATGGAGGACGCAGCGCAGGTGTGGGGCGGGTTGGTGCGGCAACTGGGCCTTGCCCCGGACCACCGCGCCGAGTGGCAGGAGTTCGGCCACATCGCGGCCCGGGCCGAACAATGGAGCGATGACCTGCCTGCTGACTGGGAGCAGCTGGGCCGGCCGTTCCCCCGGTGGTTGTTGGAGGCAGCCCTTGAGGTGTGCCAGACGCGCGGCGCCGTGGGACGCCGGTCCGCGCATGACCTGCTGGTCCACACGGACCTGCATTTCCTGAACATCCTGGCGCGGCCGGGAAGAGCGGCAGCAGGGAAACCGCCAGCACCTGCCAGCTATGCAGCGATCGACCCGCAGCCGATGATCGGCGAGCCCGAGTTCGCCGTGGCGCCGCTGCTGTGGAACCGGCTCGGGGAGCTGCCGGCGGCCCAGGCGGGACAAGGGCTGCTCAGGCGCTGCCACGACTTCAGCACCGCCGCCGGCCTGGACCCCGACGTCGCCCGCCAATGGGGCATCGCCAGGGAAGTGGACAATGCGCTGTGGTACGCCGCGCGGGGCCACCTGGGTAATCTGTCGCGGTCGCTCTGGGTTGCCAGCACCCTGGCCGGGAACACCGTGGACGGCCTGCCGCATCCGCATGCCCTGCCGGAACCCGGACAGGGCGGCTAG
- the dxr gene encoding 1-deoxy-D-xylulose-5-phosphate reductoisomerase → MQPRRIVLLGSTGSIGTQAIDVVDGAPHLFEVVALSAGGGNLELLARQAVHTGAAAVGIAGGDPGRLEALIREAAAAAGRPGYRPEIVAGPDASARIAAVPADVVLNGITGSIGLAPTLAALKSGATLALANKESLIVGGSLVKAAAREGQIVPVDSEHSAIAQCLRSGAAGEVDKLILTASGGPFRGRSREELHAATPQQALAHPTWDMGVMVTTNSATLVNKGLEVIEAHLLFDIPLDRIDVVVHPQSVVHSMVQFVDGSTIAQASPPDMRLPIALGLGWPARVPNAASPCDWTQAATWTFEPLDTEAFPAVGLAKDAAKQGSTFPAVFNAANEEAVTAFHAGRIRFTDIVDTVDSVLSEHSGSSGVTVESVLDAERWARARAHERLAVSSL, encoded by the coding sequence ATGCAGCCACGCAGAATCGTCCTCCTCGGATCAACCGGTTCCATCGGCACCCAGGCGATTGACGTCGTCGACGGCGCCCCGCACCTTTTCGAGGTGGTGGCACTCAGCGCCGGGGGCGGCAACCTGGAACTCCTGGCACGGCAGGCTGTCCACACCGGCGCAGCAGCCGTGGGAATCGCCGGCGGGGACCCCGGCCGGCTGGAAGCACTGATCCGGGAAGCCGCAGCAGCAGCTGGCCGGCCAGGGTACCGGCCGGAGATTGTGGCCGGCCCGGACGCGTCCGCCCGGATCGCCGCGGTTCCCGCAGACGTGGTGCTCAACGGCATCACCGGATCCATCGGCCTGGCCCCTACCCTGGCGGCGCTGAAGTCGGGGGCCACGTTGGCGCTGGCCAATAAAGAGTCCCTGATCGTGGGCGGCAGCCTGGTCAAGGCCGCGGCCAGGGAAGGCCAGATCGTGCCGGTGGACTCCGAACACTCCGCGATTGCCCAGTGCCTGCGCTCCGGCGCTGCCGGCGAAGTGGACAAGCTCATCCTCACGGCCTCCGGCGGTCCGTTCCGGGGCAGGAGCCGGGAGGAACTCCACGCAGCCACCCCGCAGCAAGCGCTGGCCCACCCCACCTGGGACATGGGCGTGATGGTCACCACCAATTCCGCCACGCTGGTGAACAAGGGCCTGGAGGTCATCGAGGCCCACCTGTTGTTCGATATCCCGCTGGACCGTATCGACGTGGTGGTGCACCCCCAGTCCGTCGTCCACTCGATGGTCCAGTTCGTTGACGGCTCCACCATTGCCCAGGCCTCGCCGCCCGACATGCGACTGCCCATCGCCCTGGGGCTCGGCTGGCCGGCCCGCGTACCCAACGCCGCCAGCCCCTGCGACTGGACGCAGGCCGCCACCTGGACCTTCGAGCCGCTGGACACCGAAGCCTTTCCCGCCGTCGGCCTTGCCAAGGACGCCGCAAAGCAGGGGAGCACTTTCCCTGCCGTGTTCAATGCGGCCAACGAGGAGGCGGTCACCGCGTTCCACGCCGGCCGGATCCGGTTCACCGACATTGTGGATACGGTGGACAGCGTGCTCAGCGAACACTCAGGTTCCTCCGGGGTAACGGTGGAATCGGTGCTGGATGCTGAAAGGTGGGCACGAGCCCGCGCCCACGAACGTTTAGCAGTCAGCAGTCTCTAG
- a CDS encoding YciI family protein produces MTVFAVEYVYAANSTESRNETRPAHREWLAGLAEDSVLLASGPYGDGAGALLIFKATDESALNSILKQDPFAAAGVIAGTRITEWSPIIGVLAGLAA; encoded by the coding sequence ATGACAGTTTTTGCCGTTGAGTACGTTTATGCCGCCAACTCCACCGAAAGCCGCAACGAGACCCGGCCAGCTCACCGCGAATGGCTCGCGGGACTGGCGGAGGACAGTGTCCTCCTTGCCAGCGGCCCCTACGGCGACGGCGCGGGTGCCCTGCTGATCTTCAAGGCAACGGATGAGTCCGCCCTCAACTCGATCCTCAAGCAGGACCCTTTCGCCGCCGCCGGCGTGATTGCCGGAACACGCATCACCGAATGGTCTCCCATCATTGGCGTGCTCGCCGGACTCGCCGCGTAG